A window from Podospora bellae-mahoneyi strain CBS 112042 chromosome 1 map unlocalized CBS112042p_1, whole genome shotgun sequence encodes these proteins:
- the CRY-1 gene encoding Mitochondrial cryptochrome (antiSMASH:Cluster_5; EggNog:ENOG503NYHG; COG:L; COG:T), with the protein MTVSKAPQNILIHIIRRDLRTSDNPLFHAAATAPEEEKFDAYLPLYVFDAQQIDVSGFIQSAGATNPYGSPRSQVAGYHRCGPHRAKFLGEAVWDLSETLKELKSGLFIRVGRIPDVVETLVSELAKKDAKIGAVWMTSHEGSEEKADEKAVASLCKKVGAKWKLWVDEKYFIDDRDTGLESIDKLPGVFTEYKKKQLPLREKPRPVLPPIEKGSLPPLIDAALVAPQTSPFHIPDSLDRLVEFLVAPVKDFLPNKPEYPKGAESAHPYQGGEHAALQRLKDLISSGAATTYDTTRNGLLGTEFSTKLSAFLAQGCITARQVHAAMDSFERGTDPAFKDVEGFGALTKEEGMSEDDAQNTGMESIRTELLWRDYMRLCHQKDGNRLFQLMGTLRYKLDHAADMMDGMASITAQISHNSENSDTGDNGAASAASDGDGSAQEKKLKSPDKERARPQQGSGINESLLAKEWKSADKEKALPRQSPTAEEVAKILERFNLGTTGMGLIDASQRELLHTGYTSNRARQNVASFLAKHLDIDWRYGAEWYEMLLVDYDVSSNWANWQYVAGVGNDPRGHMRIFNPVKQGFEYDPSGSYVRTWIPEVSGLEKLENAFQPWTASKEELEKTGLSGNDMVANPVKRIQFVVEGKPRTNKNGGFRRALARGNPSKASQANGNGSGFGNGSGNGYRNSQDVRTDAPVVNGTTRGPRGRGGFRGSFGGPPRGSLGGGRGGFNGNTNGSPSPAANQGNGILAPGYGRGRGGGRRGGGGGYAAPPRGGGQNGYFPPAKMPRVNGSGNHDQVNGNQN; encoded by the exons ATGACGGTCTCAAAAGCACCCCAGAACATCCTCATTCACATCATCCGCCGTGACCTTCGGACGTCAGACAATCCCCTCTTCCATGCTGCGGCTACCGCaccagaagaggagaagtTCGATGCCTACCTCCCTCTATATGTCTTTGATGCCCAGCAGATCGATGTGTCGGGGTTCATCCAGTCTGCTGGTGCAACGAACCCGTACGGGTCACCTCGTAGCCAGGTAGCTGGCTACCACCGCTGCGGGCCTCACCGGGCCAAGTTTCTTGGCGAAGCTGTCTGGGACCTCTCAGAGACCTTGAAGGAGCTCAAGTCTGGCCTTTTCATCCGTGTGGGCAGAATTCCTGATGTGGTCGAGACGCTGGTCAGTGAATTGGCCAAGAAAGATGCCAAAATCGGCGCTGTCTGGATGACCAGCCATGAGGGCAGTGAGGAAAAGGCGGACGAGAAGGCTGTGGCTTCCTTGTGTAAAAAGGTTGGGGCCAAATGGAAGCTTTGGGTGGATGAAAAGTACTTCATTGACGA CCGTGACACGGGTCTTGAATCCATCGACAAGTTGCCCGGTGTCTTCACAGAGTACAAAAAGAAGCAGTTGCCCCTGCGCGAGAAGCCTCGTCCGGTTCTTCCGCCTATCGAGAAGGGTTCACTGCCGCCTCTCATTGATGCCGCCCTGGTCGCCCCGCAAACCTCCCCGTTCCATATTCCTGATTCACTCGATCGCCTGGTGGAGTTCCTGGTTGCGCCTGTGAAGGACTTCCTTCCGAACAAACCCGAGTATCCAAAGGGTGCAGAGTCTGCACACCCCTACCAAGGAGGCGAGCACGCCGCCCTCCAGCGGCTGAAGGACTTGATCAGCTCCGGAGCCGCCACCACATATGACACGACCCGCAACGGCTTGCTTGGAACCGAGTTCAGCACCAAGCTGTCTGCCTTTTTAGCCCAGGGCTGCATCACGGCCCGTCAAGTTCATGCCGCAATGGATAGCTTCGAACGTGGTACTGATCCCGCCTTCAAGGACGTTGAGGGCTTTGGTGCGTTGACAAAGGAAGAAGGTATGTCTGAAGACGATGCACAGAACACTGGAATGGAATCCATCCGGACCGAGCTGTTGTGGCGCGATTACATGAGGCTCTGTCACCAGAAAGACGGGAACAGGTTGTTCCAGTTGATGGGCACGTTGAGATATAAATTGGATCATGCCGCCGACATGATGGACGGCATGGCTAGCATCACCGCCCAAATCAGCCACAACAGCGAGAACAGCGACACTGGCGACAACGGCGCAG CCAGCGCAGCCAGCGACGGTGACGGGAGTGCTCAGGAGAAAAAGTTGAAATCACCCGACAAGGAGAGAGCGCGGCCTCAACAGGGCAGCGGCATCAACGAGAGTCTTCTGGCGAAAGAGTGGAAGTCGgccgacaaggagaaggcttTGCCTCGACAGTCGCCTACCGCTGAAGAAGTAGCGAAAATCTTGGAGCGCTTCAATCTCGGCACCACGGGCATGGGACTGATTGACGCTTCGCAGCGCGAGTTGCTACACACGGGGTACACGTCCAATCGCGCCCGACAGAATGTGGCGAGCTTTTTGGCGAAGCACCTCGACATTGACTGGCGATACGGGGCAGAGTGGTACGAGATGTTGCTGGTTGACTATGACGTGTCGTCAAATTGGGCCAATTGGCAGTACGTCGCTGGTGTCGGCAACGATCCCCGTGGCCACATGCGAATTTTCAACCCGGTCAAGCAGGGTTTTGAGTATGACCCGTCCGGGTCCTATGTCCGAACATGGATCCCCGAAGTGAGcgggttggagaagctggaaaaTGCTTTTCAACCTTGGACTGCTTcgaaggaggagctcgagaagaCCGGCCTGTCAGGCAATGACATGGTTGCGAACCCGGTCAAGAGGATCCAGTTTGTTGTCGAAGGCAAGCCGAGAACCAACAAGAACGGTGGCTTCCGAAGAGCACTCGCACGCGGCAACCCGTCCAAAGCCTCTCAAGCGAATGGGAACGGCTCCGGCTTTGGAAACGGCTCCGGAAACGGCTACAGGAACTCACAGGACGTGCGGACGGATGCTCCGGTTGTCAATGGTACCACTAGAGGGCCTCGTGGGCGGGGAGGATTTCGTGGGTCGTTTGGAGGACCTCCCAGGGGTTCTTTGGGAGGCGGCCGCGGGGGCTTCAATGGCAACACCAATGGTTCACCCAGCCCTGCGGCAAACCAGGGCAATGGGATTTTGGCGCCCGGTTATGGAAGAGGTCGAGGCGGCGGCAGacgtggtggaggtggtggttatgCTGCACCTCCCCGGGGAGGCGGCCAAAATGGGTATTTTCCTCCAGCCAAGATGCCTCGAGTCAATGGCAGTGGCAATCACGATCAGGTCAATGGCAATCAGAATTAG
- a CDS encoding uncharacterized protein (CAZy:CE5; EggNog:ENOG503P2FW; COG:G) produces MQFLTTILALAGAVSALPVEQKTEIVEARQLFGSDTKNELINGGACPPVIFIYARGSTESGNLGTLGPSVGDALKDRFGSANVWVQGVGGAYTADLLDNALPDGTTRAAIAEMKGLLTLAHTKCPSAKVVAGGYSQGAALAAASISTSTAAIREQIKGVVLFGYTKNLQNLGRIPDYPRERTEVYCATGDLVCTGTLIVTAAHLTYGDEARNEAPRFLIARINAS; encoded by the exons ATGCAgttcctcaccaccattcttgcccttgccggcGCTGTTTCTGCTCTTCCCGTCGAGCAAAAGACCGAGATTGTCGAGGCCCGCCAGCTCTTTGGTTCCGACACCAAGAACGAGCTGATCAACGGAGGTGCTTGCCCTCCTGTCATCTTCATCTACGCTCGTGGCTCCACTGAGAGTGGCAACCTG GGAACTCTCGGCCCCTCGGTCGGCGATGCTCTGAAGGACCGCTTTGGGTCGGCCAATGTCTGGGTTCAGGGTGTTGGCGGTGCCTACACGGCTGATCTCCTCGACAACGCCCTCCCCGATGGCACTACCCGCGCGGCTATTGCTGAGATGAAGGGGCTCCTCACCTTGGCTCACACCAAGTGCCCCTCGGCTaaggttgttgctggtggttaCAG CCAAGGTGCGGCTCTGGCAGCCGCCTCgatcagcaccagcaccgctgCCATTCGCGAGCAGATCAAGGGCGTCGTCCTCTTCGGCTACACCAAGAACCTCCAGAACCTGGGCCGCATTCCCGACTACCCCCGCGAGCGTACCGAGGTTTACTGCGCCACTGGCGACTTGGTCTGCACCGGTACTTTGATCGTCACTGCTGCCCATCTTACCTATGGTGATGAGGCCCGCAACGAGGCTCCCAGATTCCTCATTGCTCGCATCAACGCCAGCTGA
- a CDS encoding uncharacterized protein (EggNog:ENOG503Q4WF; COG:S), giving the protein MATKPTIVTEVNVLVDPEDANIDIVAIPGLGANPVKSWMWDEKDEKSFNWLKDKEGIKKDFPQARIMLYHYASAYQGTFKVRQYLSNIADTMLVSLKQRREEPKECRRRPIVLIGHSMGGLVAAKVLTLAEQRRDKFPDVYEGIVGILTFGTPFGGAPVADIATEWAKLNEHTGKAITSKLLDLLTPGNENLRELKHDFVRSAMKLGQKVDLHCFWEQNETRWDKVMEKLAPTDFPISTLEKLKLREYREFVGRESATLPGASETGLTRTHRDLVRFESCKDSQYQLVRAALKSIVHSAARNAKGRFNCMRQFSIKPETHKAVIDALDGADVQRKFRSLSQRLASDSWILSEPEFQDWMDSKRKTDDFLWIYGGEGKGKTPAATAVVKSVESTICKEEMESSDRAPTLLAYFFCDQVPDFCTAEDVVKSLLRQLCLQQDTLANYAKQFISRAPSEHGGSNGSNNSTALGIENLCQSLRDMLTESTIGTVYFVICNLHELPEEEDSTKKLLSFVQSLIDSPQLQADKRVRTKWLFATRDRISIRRVLGSSDVVRQINLNDSEKYGDKVKLELQRHAWSKVDGLREQKGYNKAITYFAGSVIGNRAESTKWIDVAIVQLAALPAESNDIKVRKMLERVPQDFATLLDHAWQSILGPNEEGLDAIKELLRALVLTYEDPTESELLVLAGLPAGEAKHKEELFKTIQKCRPLLTLRKSGDEARIGFVNADVKKHLHKNSNKLLDLPEDAIQLQHGILALRCFSHIMDNLTAALQSTIVAKSPTPSQSQQTQHQPVAMQGPVTAAGPGVFGAPDIGDDTEDEEIEFDFDDDESTDLDSTAQAPDTPQQAPILPYATRYWLQHASEATRDIAERLSLEKAFWEPDSEIRHLWLTEFERLTGAFDGLVVDKRLKALHVAASVGFPRLVASLLKAGYDKEVNEYDTYDNAPLHLAALFGKADIIEQLLEVKSVKLDDAGKNSSACTPLSMAAARGKILVMKKLISKGANVNSVDVDIGPVINAAILSGNSDAVKLLIEHEAKLNYPEHEHEASDWPPPLALSALFSDLSMFQTILDAGKEVLSEEEYSKALVLASRSGRVEIVSLLFENEHGQDTFQKSLQAALEEENWDVTKLLLRHSQDILDCNDVFEKASTSVESLEDVLDAIWGHRQGQIDQEILNRCLYTATDNEKENTVKALLRMGADPNAEGALFGNALTAAANDGVTTDDGNVPIVQALLEAGATVTSDSGWALQAAAEQGHLAAVKLLLDYGADINHFSVQHSSGTALQAACDCGHEEVVEYLLSKGADPNKGGGRYEYPIIVASMQPKILPHLLAAPGIKLNVVGGPGHGSPLVYAAASLPAEYIVQLIQAGADVNMVDLDGDTPLIAAALVGDYECVKLLLEYGADIMTISPNRGTALEVALEEGHDECIKLLANRAVFIQRQLKISAEREEGLALEIIEQERENRRYLHQQQQQQQQQQQRQQQQRIGSDFGQQEPELEDQIGRLRLQDDDHDVDADSLSQGGDGNPHPTTGEEEDSYQQGSW; this is encoded by the exons ATGgccaccaaaccaacaatcGTCACAGAGGTCAACGTTCTTGTTGACCCTGAAGATGCCAACATAGA CATCGTGGCAATCCCTGGCCTTGGTGCCAACCCAGTTAAGAGCTGGATGTGGGACGAGAAGGACGAAAAAAGCTTCAACTGGCTGAAGGATAAAGAGGGTATCAAAAAGGACTTTCCACAGGCCCGCATCATGCTCTACCACTACGCCTCGGCCTATCAGGGTACCTTCAAGGTTAGGCAATACCTGAGCAATATTGCAGATACCATGCTTGTCAGCCTGAAGCAGCGGAGAGAA GAGCCCAAGGAATGCCGCCGTCGGCCAATCGTATTGATTGGGCACAGCATGGGAGGTCTTGTGGCGGCCAAGGTTTTGACATTGGCCGAACAGCGCCGCGACAAATTTCCCGATGTGTACGAGGGAATTGTGGGAATCTTGACATTCGGTACACCTTTCGGTGGTGCTCCAGTTGCGGACATTGCCACAGAATGGGCCAAGCTCAACGAGCACACGGGCAAGGCCATCACATCCAAGCTTCTTGACCTGCTGACGCCAGGGAACGAAAATTTGCGCGAGTTGAAGCATGATTTCGTACGATCTGCCATGAAACTTGGCCAGAAAGTCGACCTCCATTGCTTCTGGGAGCAGAACGAGACACGCTGGGACAAGGTGATGGAGAAGTTGGCTCCCACTGACTTCCCTATCTCAACCctggagaagctcaagctcaGA GAATATCGGGAGTTCGTAGGCAGAGAGTCGGCCACTCTGCCTGGAGCATCCGAGACCGGGCTGACACGCACACACAGGGATCTTGTCCGTTTTGAAAGCTGTAAAGACTCACAGTACCAATTGGTGCGAGCAGCCTTGAAGAGTATTGTTCATAGCGCAGCGCGCAACGCCAAAGGTCGTTTCAACTGCATGCGCCAATTCAGCATCAAACCCGAAACACACAAAGCCGTGATTGATGCCCTCGACGGCGCTGACGTGCAAAGGAAGTTCAGATCACTCTCGCAGCGGCTCGCTTCTGACTCATGGATCCTCTCAGAGCCGGAATTTCAGGATTGGATGGATAGCAAGAGAAAAACCGACGACTTTCTCTGGATATacggtggggaggggaaagggaaaacGCCTGCTGCCACAGCCGTGGTCAAAAGCGTCGAGTCGACAATTtgcaaggaggagatggaatCCTCGGACCGGGCTCCAACTTTGTTGGCATACTTCTTCTGCGACCAAGTTCCGGACTTTTGCACGGCCGAGGATGTGGTCAAATCTCTGCTCCGGCAACTCTGCCTTCAACAAGACACTCTTGCCAATTATGCCAAACAGTTCATCTCCAGGGCCCCGAGCGAACATGgcggcagcaacggcagcaacaacagcaccgcGCTCGGCATCGAGAACCTCTGCCAGAGTCTTCGAGACATGCTCACCGAGAGCACTATTGGAACTGTGTACTTCGTCATCTGCAACCTCCACGAGCTcccagaggaggaggactcAACCAAGAAGCTCTTATCCTTCGTGCAGTCGCTCATCGATTCACCTCAGCTCCAAGCTGACAAGCGCGTCCGTACCAAGTGGCTGTTCGCAACCAGGGACAGGATATCAATTCGAAGAGTGCTTGGATCAAGCGATGTGGTTCGCCAGATCAATCTCAACGATTCAGAAAAGTACGGAGACAAAGTCAAACTCGAGCTGCAGCGACATGCCTGGAGCAAGGTCGACGGTCTGCGTGAGCAGAAAGGCTACAACAAGGCAATCACCTACTTCGCCGGCAGTGTTATTGGGAACCGTGCCGAGAGCACCAAGTGGATCGACGTGGCGATTGTGCAGCTAGCAGCGCTTCCGGCCGAGTCTAATGATATCAAGGTCCGGAAGATGCTAGAGCGCGTGCCGCAAGACTTTGCGACACTTTTGGATCATGCCTGGCAATCG ATACTCGGACCAAACGAGGAAGGCCTCGATGCCATCAAGGAGCTCCTCCGCGCCCTTGTATTGACATACGAAGACCCCACGGAGAGTGAGCTGTTAGTGCTTGCCGGGCTGCCAGCTGGTGAAGCAAAACACAAAGAGGAACTTTTCAAGACGATACAAAAGTGCAGACCCTTACTCACGCTTCGAAAGTCCGGTGACGAGGCTCGGATCGGCTTCGTCAACGCCGATGTCAAAAAGCACCTCCACAAGAACTCCAACAAGCTTCTCGATCTTCCCGAGGATGCCATTCAGCTCCAACACGGAATTCTTGCCCTGCGATGCTTTTCGCATATCATGGATAACTTGACTGCAGCACTTCAGTCCACAATAGTTGCCAAGTCTCCTACGCCCAGCCAGAGTCAACAGActcaacaccagccagttGCCATGCAAGGGCCCGTCACTGCTGCCGGTCCTGGTGTTTTCGGGGCTCCTGATATCGGTGATGATactgaagatgaagagatCGAGTTCGATTtcgatgatgacgagagtACCGACTTGGACTCAACTGCCCAAGCACCGGATACACCTCAGCAAGCACCAATTCTGCCGTATGCAACGAGATATTGGCTACAGCATGCGAGTGAGGCCACCAGAGATATCGCGGAAAGGCTCAGCTTGGAAAAGGCATTCTGGGAGCCAGACTCGGAGATTCGCCACTTGTGGCTGACGGAGTTTGAGAGGCTTACAGGCGCCTTTGACGGCTTGGTCGTTGATAAGCGCCTGAAAGCACTACATGTGGCCGCATCGGTTGGGTTTCCTCGACTAGTCGCGTCGTTGCTCAAGGCAGGGTATGATAAGGAAGTGAACGAATACGATACGTATGACAACGCACCC CTCCACCTGGCTGCCCTCTTCGGCAAGGCAGATATCATCGAGCAGTTGCTTGAGGTCAAGAGTGTCAAACTCGATGATGCCGGCAAAAACAGTTCAGCATGTACCCCTCTTTCGATGGCCGCCGCGCGCGGCAAGATTCTCGTGATGAAGAAGCTCATCAGTAAAGGGGCCAATGTAAATTCAGTCGATGTTGACATAGGTCCAGTCATCAACGCGGCTATTCTGTCCGGCAACAGCGATGCGGTAAAGCTACTGATCGAACACGAAGCCAAACTGAACTACCCAGAGCATGAACACGAGGCCTCGGACTGGCCGCCGCCTCTTGCGCTCTCAGCTCTGTTTTCGGACCTGTCCATGTTCCAAACCATTTTAGACGCCGGGAAGGAGGTTCTAAGTGAGGAGGAGTATAGCAAGGCTCTCGTCCTCGCATCCAGATCCGGCCGCGTCGAGATTGTGTCTTTATTGTTCGAAAACGAGCATGGTCAGGACACCTTTCAGAAGTCACTCCAGGCCGCTCTCGAGGAAGAAAACTGGGATGTCACCAAGCTTCTTTTGCGCCACTCGCAAGATATTCTGGACTGCAACGACGTCTTTGAGAAAGCCTCAACGAGCGTCGAAAGCCTCGAAGACGTGCTAGATGCAATATGGGGGCATAGGCAAGGCCAGATCGACCAGGAAATCCTCAACAGATGCCTATATACGGCCACCGATAACGAGAAGGAGAATACCGTCAAGGCTCTCTTGAGGATGGGTGCTGATCCAAACGCGGAAGGCGCTTT ATTTGGCAATGCGCTCACAGCTGCTGCAAATGACGGAGTCACCACGGATGATGGAAACGTGCCTATTGTGCAAGCCCTTCTCGAGGCCGGTGCTACTGTCACATCTGATTCCGGCTGGGCTCTTCAAGCCGCGGCCGAGCAAGGCCATCTAGCCGCTGTCAAGCTGCTCCTTGACTACGGAGCCGACATCAACCATTTCAGCGTCCAACACTCATCCGGCACCGCTCTTCAAGCAGCATGTGACTGCGGGCACGAAGAAGTCGTGGAGTATCTGCTCAGCAAAGGCGCAGACCCAAACAAAGGCGGCGGGCGATACGAGTATCCGATCATCGTGGCATCGATGCAACCCAAAATTCTACCTCATCTTCTCGCCGCTCCGGGAATCAAACTCAATGTGGTTGGTGGACCAGGCCACGGGAGCCCGCTTGTTTACGCTGCAGCCTCGCTACCTGCCGAGTACATTGTACAGCTCATCCAGGCGGGTGCAGATGTAAACATGGTTGATTTAGATGGTGATACACCTCTCATTGCTGCGGCGCTGGTGGGTGACTATGAATGtgtgaagctgctgctggagtaTGGGGCGGACATCATGACAATAAGCCCCAACAGGGGCACCGCTCTAGAAGTGGCGCTGGAAGAGGGGCACGATGAGTGCATAAAGCTATTGGCGAATAGAGCTGTCTTTATTCAGAGGCAATTGAAGATCTCTGCGGAGCGAGAGGAAGGGTTGGCATTGGAAATCATTGAACAGGAGAGAGAGAATCGGCGCTACctccatcagcagcagcaacaacaacaacaacaacaacaacggcagcagcagcagcgtaTTGGTAGCGATTTTGGCCAGCAAGAACCCGAACTCGAGGACCAAATCGGAAGGCTGAGGCTACAGGACGATGATCACGATGTTGATGCGGACTCCTTGAGTCAGGGCGGCGATGGGAACCCTCACCCCACAaccggtgaagaagaggactCTTATCAACAAGGAAGCTGGTAG
- a CDS encoding uncharacterized protein (COG:L; EggNog:ENOG503PXQB), with translation MASSATPATPTLPKSSSPYIKDKKPIACGKYQGLGVLTYIDPRDKDEVIRERDFVFLRNYPDLHQPVGMLVPNIYRDSRGRWCTILVQQFRPQYEADTIEFPAGFVSRRRAETAEQTAVRELEEETTKTGSVIGPASPPLTSEPVPIAAKLSAVFICARDKDGEEEGQQRLDKGEFTVEWEVPLRELETKLNELRDQHDVVVDPRVWMFAMGIRYAQELEL, from the coding sequence ATGGCATCCTCAGCAACTCCGGCCACACCAACACTGCCCAAGTCAAGCTCCCCTTACATCAAAGACAAGAAGCCAATCGCCTGTGGCAAGTACCAAGGCCTCGGTGTTCTCACTTACATTGACCCAAGAGACAAAGATGAAGTGATCCGAGAACGGGACTTTGTCTTCCTCCGCAATTACCCTGACCTGCATCAGCCAGTCGGGATGCTGGTCCCCAACATCTACAGAGACTCCCGGGGAAGGTGGTGCACTATCCTGGTTCAGCAGTTCCGCCCCCAATACGAAGCCGACACGATCGAGTTCCCAGCTGGCTTTGTAAGCCGCCGCAGGGCCGAGACGGCCGAGCAGACTGCTGTGAgggagctggaagaggaaaCTACCAAGACAGGCTCGGTGATTGGGCCAGCGAGCCCTCCGTTGACCTCGGAGCCGGTGCCTATTGCTGCGAAGCTCAGCGCAGTTTTTATTTGTGCGAGAGATaaagatggggaggaagaggggcagCAGAGGTTGGATAAGGGAGAGTTTACGGTTGAGTGGGAGGTGCCATTGAGGGAGCTGGAAACCAAGCTCAATGAGCTGAGAGATCAACACGACGTTGTTGTTGATCCGAGGGTCTGGATGTTTGCTATGGGAATTCGTTATGCACAGGAGCTCGAATTGTAG